Proteins from a single region of Pseudopedobacter saltans DSM 12145:
- a CDS encoding MIP/aquaporin family protein, with protein sequence MNPFLAEYIGTLLMILLGNGVVANVVLNGTKGNGPNWMVITTGWALAVFVAVVVAGPYSGAHLNPVVSLSLAFLGKFEWNLLPGYILMQLFGAMSGALLVWLIYKDHFDRTEDEGARAACFFTGPAIANTARNLLSEILGTFVLIFVIFHFTDAGIKETNSIIGLGSIGALPVALLVWAIGLSLGGTTGYAINPVRDFGPRVSYFAIYGFKKTYFRINYAWIPIVGPVIGGLIAVLLFVNV encoded by the coding sequence ATGAATCCGTTTTTAGCAGAATATATTGGAACTTTATTAATGATACTCCTTGGAAATGGAGTTGTCGCAAATGTAGTGCTTAATGGCACAAAAGGAAATGGACCAAATTGGATGGTTATAACAACGGGCTGGGCACTTGCTGTGTTTGTAGCCGTTGTTGTAGCCGGGCCTTACAGTGGTGCGCATTTAAATCCGGTGGTATCATTGTCGCTCGCTTTTCTGGGAAAATTTGAATGGAATTTGTTGCCGGGATATATACTTATGCAACTTTTTGGAGCAATGAGCGGCGCGCTGTTAGTCTGGTTAATTTACAAAGATCATTTCGACCGGACAGAAGATGAGGGGGCAAGGGCAGCATGTTTCTTTACAGGTCCGGCAATAGCTAATACAGCTAGAAATCTTTTAAGTGAAATCTTAGGGACTTTCGTTTTAATTTTTGTGATTTTTCATTTTACTGATGCTGGAATTAAGGAAACAAATTCAATTATCGGTCTGGGTTCAATAGGGGCATTGCCGGTGGCTTTATTGGTTTGGGCAATAGGATTATCTCTTGGTGGGACAACAGGATATGCTATTAATCCAGTTCGTGATTTTGGTCCGAGAGTTTCTTACTTTGCTATTTATGGGTTTAAAAAGACTTATTTCAGGATAAATTATGCCTGGATCCCTATAGTAGGACCAGTTATAGGAGGATTGATTGCTGTTCTTTTATTTGTAAATGTTTAA
- a CDS encoding FecR family protein: MTNQTEILELLEKSFKGSLTQGEEKRLDYLLRESVANGVPFKDESERQEIEDHLLEKIHSSKNRKKIRNIARYIVAAAASVIVFSVGVYKYFNYCAPEEITQQLATYNTDETNEKQVTLTLSDGTKVNLNQDKTGVLSEESVEIVGSEGLLAYTSNSSDTLLKSKLVYNTLKTPSGVQYHLMLSDGTKIWLNGNSEIKYPVAFRAGERSVELSGEAYFEVAKSQKPFKVYAKTTTVQVLGTHFNVMAYKDDAEIKTTLLEGSVKVKSLTKEQILRPGQQAISSESDLTVYNTDAELVVGWRKGLFTFNNEPLEQVMKQISRWYNMDVVYSKSRTKVLFTGIIPVRDDVKKALLPVEEAANIKFDVKDGKIIITENNN, from the coding sequence TTGACAAATCAAACAGAAATATTAGAACTTTTAGAGAAATCTTTTAAGGGGAGTTTAACCCAGGGGGAAGAAAAGCGCCTGGATTATTTGTTGAGAGAAAGCGTTGCGAACGGTGTTCCTTTTAAAGACGAATCTGAGAGGCAGGAAATAGAAGACCACCTTTTAGAGAAGATACACAGTTCTAAGAATCGAAAAAAGATAAGAAATATCGCGCGATATATTGTGGCGGCTGCAGCTTCAGTAATTGTGTTTTCTGTAGGTGTCTATAAATATTTTAATTATTGTGCGCCTGAAGAAATAACTCAACAATTAGCCACATACAATACAGATGAGACTAATGAAAAGCAGGTGACTTTAACATTATCTGATGGTACCAAAGTTAATTTAAACCAGGATAAAACAGGAGTCCTTTCTGAGGAAAGTGTTGAGATTGTGGGTAGTGAAGGTTTATTAGCTTATACGTCCAATTCGTCCGATACTCTATTAAAATCAAAATTAGTTTATAATACCTTAAAAACACCAAGTGGTGTTCAATATCATTTAATGCTTTCTGATGGCACCAAAATTTGGCTAAATGGTAATTCGGAAATTAAGTATCCTGTCGCTTTTAGAGCCGGAGAACGCTCGGTAGAGCTTTCCGGTGAAGCTTACTTTGAGGTGGCAAAATCTCAGAAACCTTTTAAAGTTTATGCAAAAACAACAACTGTTCAGGTATTGGGGACGCATTTTAATGTAATGGCATATAAGGATGATGCTGAAATAAAGACAACGCTTCTAGAGGGATCGGTGAAAGTAAAAAGCCTTACTAAGGAACAGATATTAAGACCAGGACAGCAAGCGATAAGCTCAGAATCAGATTTAACTGTTTATAACACGGATGCAGAACTCGTGGTTGGATGGAGAAAGGGCTTGTTTACATTTAATAATGAACCACTGGAACAAGTTATGAAACAGATTTCCAGATGGTATAATATGGATGTGGTCTACTCTAAATCGAGGACGAAGGTTCTTTTTACGGGAATAATTCCGGTAAGGGATGACGTTAAAAAGGCATTGCTGCCTGTTGAAGAGGCAGCTAATATCAAGTTCGATGTAAAAGACGGAAAAATTATAATAACGGAGAATAATAACTAA
- a CDS encoding RNA polymerase sigma factor, whose protein sequence is MYEYSDEKIIESLKNGDDHALTLLFKKYWTSLFVVAHNVFKDKEACEDILQEVFLTIWEKRNELQIKTSLKAYLYACVKYEVYRQLKKSYSKQRIDDDLINSLEESATANNIEYKQLVETVSFAVDNLPPKCREVYQLSRQESLTHKAIASKMNISTKTVENHITKALKHLKLNIQTLFL, encoded by the coding sequence ATGTACGAGTATTCTGACGAAAAGATTATTGAGTCTTTGAAAAATGGCGACGACCATGCGCTAACGCTTCTCTTTAAAAAATATTGGACATCATTATTTGTTGTAGCCCATAATGTTTTTAAGGATAAAGAGGCCTGTGAAGATATTCTTCAGGAAGTCTTTTTAACGATTTGGGAAAAGAGAAACGAACTGCAAATAAAGACTTCATTGAAAGCTTATTTATATGCCTGTGTAAAATATGAAGTTTATAGGCAACTAAAGAAAAGCTATTCGAAACAGCGTATCGATGATGATTTAATAAATTCTTTAGAAGAAAGTGCAACTGCAAATAATATTGAGTATAAACAGCTGGTAGAAACCGTGTCTTTCGCGGTAGACAATCTTCCACCTAAATGCCGGGAAGTTTATCAGTTAAGCCGTCAGGAATCGCTTACGCATAAAGCTATTGCGTCTAAAATGAATATTTCGACAAAGACAGTTGAAAATCATATCACTAAGGCCTTAAAACATCTGAAACTGAATATCCAGACCCTTTTCTTATAA
- a CDS encoding SusC/RagA family TonB-linked outer membrane protein: protein MKEKVHLKFYWLFLERIFLSVGTNNQLKKISQIMRLTVVALLLATIHVSAASYAQKVSLTRKNASLVDVLKEVRNQTGYYFIYTNEVLEHIKPINIDVKNKDLEETLQDLLTNQGLTYSIKDQSVVIKVASSVNQQNNVVSVKGKLLSKEDNEPIAGASITVTGNKSLGTTDVNGNFSFKINKGTEVTFSGIGFTPLKRVFSKDEANLTLSLNVDNKVLSEVVVTALGIKREEKALGYAVTQVSGEQLTDALSNNWTDALSGKVAGLNLVRSNSGPTGSNKIILRGENNLTGDNEALIVVDGVVVNQGSGRRTSVSGESVYATDAGNLPADYGSGINDINPEDIESVTVLKGPGAAALYGQRGANGAIIITTKSGKPNKKGFGATFTSNASFENVNRWPDLQFEYGIGLDGQLDYEYRTSTNSTSSSAYGPKFDGQMFYQFDPLTQLKATFKTPWVPYTNKLNQYFETGATYNNSISLDGGSDKTTARFSVTDVRNKWIMPNTGYNRNSVALSVNSKINDKLTISSKINYNKKWSDNLPSAGYGNQSIMYWYIFWQPNADLDWLKDYWVRGKEGRAIFYPFSSFPENPYAIAYEFLNKSTRDGATGNISANYKFSKDLSLQVRTSVDMSYEQRSQQRPYDAGSKFTKGSYRTQNIFSQEVSADFLLKYTKKVHKDLDITGTLGGSMLKNIYNKDEVRADSLVVPGVYTIANSKGPLVTLPNKSKYSINSFYGMLSTGYKGYLYLDITARNDWASTLATPLRTDNVGFFYPSVSLSFLPSEVVSLPKSINFAKLRASWSEVGSGSTTPYMTAFAYTSAGSLYSGGLINPSVLANPDLKPLRTKTLEVGAEMRMFKSRLGFDLALYSGITDDQILNRIIDRSSGFGQMIINAGSVQNQGIELALNGKPFVNKNGFNWTVNYTFSANRNTIKALADSSVVLRMGPVGGGQIVAKVGGSMGDVYGKGYVRAPDGQIVYDPSTGFALLSQEVQHLGNTIPKWKMGIGNEFRYKQFRLNVLFDAQYGAVAHSLSNYKLAEQGKLKVTLPGRYSGIIGNGVIQNPDGTYRKNDVLATDIDNYYRSHMGQDNAEGSTFSTDFIKFREARFDYTLTPKLSKKLGLQKAVIGVYGRNLFIWSPWPIFDPEFGTLAGTDIVQGFETAQFPSTRTFGVNLIVGF, encoded by the coding sequence ATGAAAGAAAAAGTGCATTTAAAATTCTATTGGCTCTTTTTAGAGCGGATTTTTTTGTCTGTAGGGACAAATAACCAATTGAAAAAAATATCGCAAATCATGAGATTAACAGTTGTAGCCCTTCTGTTGGCGACCATTCATGTAAGTGCAGCATCGTATGCGCAAAAAGTTAGCTTGACCAGGAAAAATGCAAGTTTGGTAGATGTCTTAAAAGAAGTTCGAAACCAGACCGGCTATTATTTTATCTATACAAATGAGGTATTAGAGCATATCAAGCCTATTAATATCGATGTTAAAAATAAAGATCTTGAGGAGACGCTTCAGGATCTTTTAACAAATCAGGGGTTGACCTATTCTATCAAAGACCAGTCTGTGGTTATTAAAGTTGCTAGTAGCGTGAACCAACAAAATAATGTGGTTTCGGTAAAGGGGAAGCTTTTAAGTAAGGAAGATAATGAGCCGATTGCAGGCGCTTCTATAACAGTTACTGGCAATAAATCGTTAGGGACAACAGATGTCAATGGAAATTTTAGTTTCAAGATAAATAAAGGAACTGAAGTTACTTTCTCGGGTATCGGTTTTACTCCTTTAAAACGTGTTTTTTCAAAAGATGAGGCCAACCTGACTTTAAGTTTAAATGTGGATAATAAAGTGTTGAGCGAAGTTGTGGTAACTGCGTTAGGTATAAAAAGAGAAGAAAAAGCTCTTGGTTATGCTGTTACGCAAGTTTCGGGTGAGCAATTGACCGACGCTTTATCTAACAACTGGACAGACGCCTTATCTGGCAAGGTTGCAGGGTTAAATTTAGTGAGGTCAAATTCGGGACCAACAGGTTCTAATAAGATCATTCTCCGAGGTGAAAATAATCTTACAGGTGATAATGAAGCGCTTATCGTGGTCGACGGAGTAGTAGTGAACCAGGGAAGTGGTCGCCGTACAAGTGTAAGCGGAGAATCTGTTTATGCTACTGATGCTGGTAACCTACCTGCTGATTATGGAAGTGGTATTAACGATATTAATCCGGAAGATATAGAAAGTGTCACGGTGTTAAAAGGGCCAGGTGCAGCAGCACTATATGGGCAGCGTGGTGCAAATGGAGCTATTATTATCACCACTAAGTCTGGAAAACCAAATAAGAAAGGTTTTGGAGCCACTTTTACGTCAAATGCTTCTTTTGAAAATGTAAATCGTTGGCCAGATTTGCAGTTTGAATATGGTATAGGTCTTGATGGACAGCTTGATTATGAATATCGCACTTCTACAAATAGCACAAGCAGTTCTGCATACGGACCAAAATTCGACGGTCAAATGTTTTATCAATTTGATCCGCTGACTCAGTTAAAGGCAACCTTTAAAACACCTTGGGTCCCTTATACCAATAAATTGAATCAATATTTTGAAACGGGTGCTACTTATAACAACTCAATTAGTTTAGATGGTGGATCGGATAAAACCACTGCCCGTTTTTCGGTTACTGATGTGCGTAACAAGTGGATCATGCCTAATACCGGATATAACAGAAACTCTGTTGCTTTATCGGTTAATTCAAAGATAAATGACAAGTTAACGATCTCTTCGAAAATAAATTATAATAAAAAATGGAGTGATAATTTGCCTAGTGCCGGTTATGGAAACCAATCTATTATGTACTGGTATATATTTTGGCAGCCAAATGCCGATTTGGATTGGTTGAAGGATTATTGGGTAAGAGGAAAAGAAGGACGGGCTATCTTTTATCCTTTTAGTTCTTTTCCAGAGAATCCATATGCTATTGCTTATGAATTCCTGAACAAATCAACCCGAGATGGAGCTACCGGAAATATATCTGCGAACTATAAATTTAGTAAAGATTTAAGCTTGCAAGTAAGAACATCTGTTGATATGAGTTATGAACAACGTTCTCAACAACGCCCATATGATGCGGGCTCAAAGTTTACAAAGGGGTCTTATCGTACTCAGAACATTTTTTCACAAGAGGTAAGTGCGGATTTCTTACTTAAGTATACAAAAAAGGTACACAAAGATCTGGATATTACAGGGACACTTGGAGGTAGTATGTTGAAAAATATCTACAACAAAGACGAAGTAAGAGCGGATTCTTTGGTGGTTCCGGGAGTTTATACTATAGCAAACTCAAAAGGACCACTGGTAACACTTCCAAATAAGTCAAAATATTCAATCAATAGCTTTTATGGAATGTTGTCTACAGGTTATAAAGGTTACCTGTATTTAGATATAACAGCAAGAAATGACTGGGCTAGTACTTTGGCTACTCCTCTTCGTACAGATAATGTAGGTTTTTTCTATCCATCTGTAAGTTTAAGTTTTTTGCCTAGTGAGGTAGTTTCATTACCGAAGAGTATAAATTTTGCGAAACTTAGAGCGTCATGGTCTGAAGTGGGAAGTGGGTCTACTACACCATACATGACTGCATTTGCTTATACTTCAGCAGGGAGCTTATACTCGGGTGGATTGATAAATCCGTCAGTATTAGCCAACCCAGATCTAAAACCGCTTAGAACTAAGACGCTGGAAGTTGGTGCAGAGATGAGAATGTTTAAAAGCAGACTTGGATTTGATTTAGCCCTATATTCAGGAATAACGGACGATCAAATTCTGAACAGAATTATAGACCGTTCGTCGGGTTTTGGTCAGATGATTATTAATGCTGGTAGCGTACAAAATCAAGGTATTGAGCTTGCTTTGAATGGAAAGCCATTTGTTAATAAGAATGGGTTTAACTGGACTGTTAACTATACTTTTTCTGCTAATAGAAATACCATTAAAGCGCTGGCTGATAGTTCTGTAGTATTACGGATGGGACCAGTAGGTGGGGGTCAGATTGTAGCCAAAGTTGGAGGCAGTATGGGAGACGTGTATGGAAAGGGTTATGTCCGTGCTCCAGATGGCCAGATTGTTTACGATCCTAGTACCGGTTTCGCACTACTTTCACAGGAAGTTCAGCATTTAGGTAATACGATTCCAAAATGGAAAATGGGAATAGGGAACGAATTTAGATATAAACAGTTTCGCTTAAATGTATTGTTTGATGCACAATATGGTGCGGTTGCACACTCTTTGTCTAATTATAAATTGGCTGAGCAGGGGAAATTGAAAGTTACGCTTCCTGGTAGATATAGCGGTATTATCGGAAATGGTGTAATACAAAATCCGGATGGAACATATCGTAAAAATGACGTCTTAGCTACAGATATTGACAACTATTATCGCTCTCACATGGGACAGGATAATGCAGAGGGAAGTACATTTAGTACCGACTTTATTAAATTTAGAGAGGCAAGGTTTGATTATACCTTGACACCAAAATTAAGCAAGAAATTAGGTTTGCAAAAAGCCGTAATAGGAGTGTATGGTCGTAACTTGTTTATATGGTCACCTTGGCCAATATTCGATCCAGAGTTTGGTACTCTGGCAGGAACTGATATCGTACAAGGCTTTGAAACGGCCCAGTTCCCATCAACAAGAACTTTTGGTGTTAACCTAATTGTTGGATTTTAG